The Leptospira sp. WS39.C2 genome contains a region encoding:
- a CDS encoding 2-isopropylmalate synthase: protein MIWKEMEDYVRIFDTTLRDGEQCPGAAMSEDEKVEIALHLSRMKVDIIEAGFPVSSPVQFKAVERIAREIEGPTICGLARALRPDLEAARDALKPAKSKRIHTFIASSPIHMKHKLGKSPSEVLEMARLAVRMAKDFVPDVEFSPEDATRSEWEFLRELVEAVIEEGATTINIPDTVGYTTPQEYMDLFRFLKTKVKGSDKVIFSAHCHNDLGLAVANSLATVLAGGRQIECTINGIGERAGNTAMEEVVMALKTRKDTFGVETNIDSTLITRGSHLVKTITGMVVQPNKAIVGANAFAHESGIHQDGVIKNRQTYEIMTPESVGLKSNRMVLGRHSGRAGFKDRIIRMGFDPKPEEIDNAYNRFLEIADKKKEVFDEDIAALFQSEISRSQVDETFRLISFEQNTGSDKTPFAKVNLQIKGETKVGEAKGDGPVDSIFKAISAVTGLSPLLSRLVISPVTEGTDAMAEASVTLEDGERRVVGKGDSTDIIEACAKAYINAINRL, encoded by the coding sequence ATGATCTGGAAGGAGATGGAAGATTACGTACGGATATTTGATACGACTTTGAGGGATGGAGAGCAGTGTCCAGGTGCTGCTATGAGCGAGGACGAAAAGGTAGAAATTGCTTTGCACCTTTCACGGATGAAAGTTGACATCATAGAAGCAGGTTTCCCTGTTTCATCTCCTGTCCAGTTCAAGGCAGTAGAGCGTATTGCTCGTGAAATTGAAGGTCCCACCATTTGTGGCCTTGCCCGTGCCCTCCGCCCTGATCTGGAAGCAGCAAGAGACGCATTAAAACCCGCTAAATCCAAACGCATTCATACTTTTATCGCATCTTCTCCCATCCATATGAAACACAAACTGGGGAAGTCACCTTCTGAAGTCCTCGAGATGGCAAGGCTTGCTGTACGTATGGCAAAAGACTTTGTTCCGGATGTGGAATTTTCACCAGAAGATGCCACTAGGTCGGAATGGGAATTCTTACGAGAGTTAGTCGAAGCTGTCATTGAGGAAGGTGCAACCACAATCAATATTCCAGATACAGTTGGTTATACAACACCACAAGAATACATGGATCTTTTCCGATTTTTAAAAACTAAGGTGAAAGGTTCAGACAAAGTGATCTTTTCGGCTCACTGCCATAATGACTTAGGACTTGCTGTTGCTAACTCACTTGCGACTGTCCTTGCGGGTGGTCGCCAAATTGAATGTACCATCAATGGGATTGGCGAACGTGCAGGAAACACAGCCATGGAAGAAGTGGTCATGGCTCTCAAAACAAGAAAGGATACTTTTGGCGTGGAAACTAACATTGATTCTACGCTCATTACCCGTGGTTCCCATTTAGTAAAAACCATCACAGGTATGGTAGTACAACCAAACAAAGCCATCGTGGGAGCCAACGCCTTTGCCCATGAATCAGGCATCCACCAAGATGGTGTGATCAAAAACCGCCAAACATACGAAATCATGACACCCGAATCTGTAGGATTAAAATCGAATCGTATGGTACTTGGTCGCCATTCCGGTAGAGCTGGATTCAAAGACAGAATCATCCGTATGGGATTTGATCCGAAACCTGAAGAAATTGACAATGCCTACAATCGGTTTTTGGAAATTGCAGATAAAAAAAAGGAAGTTTTTGATGAAGACATCGCTGCTCTTTTCCAATCGGAAATTAGCCGTTCCCAAGTGGACGAAACCTTCCGTCTGATTTCATTTGAACAAAACACTGGTTCCGACAAAACACCTTTTGCAAAGGTCAACTTACAAATCAAAGGCGAAACCAAAGTGGGTGAAGCCAAAGGAGATGGGCCTGTTGATAGCATCTTTAAAGCCATTAGTGCTGTGACTGGGCTTTCCCCTCTCCTTTCTCGCCTTGTGATTTCCCCTGTGACAGAAGGAACCGATGCAATGGCAGAGGCTTCCGTTACTTTAGAAGACGGCGAGAGGCGAGTTGTAGGCAAAGGGGATTCTACTGACATCATTGAAGCTTGTGCCAAAGCATATATCAATGCAATAAACCGGTTGTAA
- a CDS encoding RidA family protein, whose amino-acid sequence MAIIDLLNSLGLEIPPVPAALAAYIPSKRTGNLIFTSGQLPLVGGKLRKTGKVGVGITLTEAKEEAKQCLLNALSTLLLQIQSLDEIKSVVKLGVYVACAENFTEQHLVANGASELLVQIFGEKGKHARFAIGVSSLPLDASVELEMTVEVE is encoded by the coding sequence ATGGCAATCATTGATCTATTGAATTCACTTGGACTCGAAATCCCTCCTGTACCTGCAGCTCTTGCCGCTTATATCCCCTCCAAACGCACAGGAAATCTGATTTTTACTTCCGGCCAACTCCCACTTGTCGGTGGGAAATTAAGGAAAACAGGAAAGGTGGGCGTTGGGATTACACTTACTGAAGCGAAAGAAGAAGCAAAACAATGCCTTCTCAATGCGCTTTCAACTCTTCTTTTACAGATCCAATCACTAGATGAAATAAAATCGGTTGTGAAACTAGGTGTTTATGTGGCTTGTGCTGAAAACTTCACCGAACAACATTTAGTTGCCAATGGTGCCTCAGAACTTTTAGTTCAAATTTTTGGAGAAAAAGGTAAACATGCTCGTTTTGCAATTGGTGTGAGTTCTCTTCCATTGGATGCATCAGTGGAACTAGAAATGACTGTGGAAGTAGAATGA
- the hisC gene encoding histidinol-phosphate transaminase, with translation MEPIKKQFDPKEFVRKELPSFSPYTPGEQPGLSTSTIKLNTNENPYPPSPKIKKALEDVIEKGLLRKYPNYHSRKLQELIAKDYDLDPNQILVTNGSDEALRLLFQTFVGPGDVVVAPDPTYSYYPVLTEQMMVGARYKAIPVLANLHFDIETLCKTEGKLLCFAHPNAPTGIEEPKQNLLKLVRSFPGFVLSDEAYIDFTDEGASLIPEIKTNPNLLVSRTFSKSYALAGLRVGYLIGSLETIDWVRKMKDSYNVGILDQVIAETSYTDKEYFLEKRKLVIAERSRLKTNLESLGFTIPESSTNFLFCKPKPGVFPEQLYLSLKDKNILIRYFSYGICKDYIRITIGTKEENDLVFQTIQTLVE, from the coding sequence ATGGAGCCGATAAAAAAACAATTTGATCCGAAGGAGTTTGTGAGAAAGGAATTACCTTCATTTTCTCCTTACACACCTGGGGAACAACCAGGCCTATCAACTTCTACAATCAAATTAAATACCAATGAAAACCCGTATCCTCCTTCACCTAAGATCAAAAAGGCGCTTGAGGATGTCATCGAAAAGGGATTACTTCGGAAATATCCGAATTACCATTCCAGAAAATTGCAAGAACTCATTGCAAAGGATTATGATTTAGACCCAAACCAAATCCTTGTCACCAATGGTTCCGATGAAGCCTTACGTTTGTTATTCCAAACTTTTGTTGGACCAGGAGATGTTGTGGTAGCCCCTGACCCAACCTATTCCTATTACCCTGTCCTCACCGAACAAATGATGGTGGGTGCCAGATACAAAGCAATCCCTGTCCTTGCGAACTTACATTTTGATATTGAAACACTTTGCAAAACTGAAGGGAAATTACTTTGTTTTGCCCATCCAAACGCACCAACGGGAATCGAAGAACCAAAACAAAACCTACTAAAACTGGTTCGGAGTTTTCCAGGATTCGTTTTGTCTGATGAAGCTTATATTGATTTTACGGACGAAGGGGCAAGTTTGATTCCCGAAATCAAAACAAATCCGAATCTCCTTGTATCGAGAACGTTTTCGAAGTCTTATGCTTTGGCAGGGCTTCGTGTTGGTTATCTGATTGGATCACTTGAGACTATCGATTGGGTTAGAAAAATGAAAGATTCTTATAATGTAGGAATTTTAGACCAAGTGATAGCGGAAACTTCCTATACAGACAAAGAGTATTTCCTTGAAAAACGAAAACTTGTGATTGCAGAGAGGTCTCGTTTGAAAACCAATTTGGAATCACTTGGATTTACAATCCCTGAATCTTCCACCAATTTTCTTTTTTGCAAACCAAAACCTGGTGTTTTTCCAGAACAACTTTACCTATCCTTAAAAGATAAAAATATCCTCATTCGGTATTTTTCCTATGGAATTTGTAAGGACTACATTCGGATCACAATAGGCACCAAAGAAGAAAACGATCTAGTATTCCAAACGATACAAACATTAGTTGAATAA
- a CDS encoding queuosine precursor transporter, with protein sequence MNALKQKPVILYTVLLSFFLTFLLLAELTGSKLFFAFGFTMTMGVIPFPVTFIITDLLNEYFGRKVVRATTFLGMVMIGFAYLLIVIDIQIPASPDSPIDDVSFERVFANSGLVILGSIIAYMIGQMIDLHTFHFLRKKTKGKHIWLRATGSTVISQLIDSFVVIFIALGKYHAVPKLISIASTNFLYKMGVAILITPLLYAIHIYIDRYLGKSLKEQMFREAMEEEGYESTIQPG encoded by the coding sequence ATGAATGCCTTAAAACAAAAACCGGTGATCCTTTATACTGTTTTACTTAGTTTTTTTCTCACATTTTTACTCCTTGCGGAACTCACAGGTAGTAAATTATTTTTTGCCTTCGGGTTTACTATGACTATGGGGGTTATCCCTTTTCCTGTTACCTTTATCATCACGGATTTACTCAATGAATACTTTGGGCGGAAGGTGGTAAGAGCCACAACCTTTCTCGGTATGGTGATGATTGGGTTTGCCTACCTTCTCATTGTCATCGATATCCAAATTCCAGCAAGCCCTGATTCTCCGATTGATGATGTTTCTTTTGAACGGGTGTTTGCCAACTCAGGCCTTGTCATCCTTGGGTCCATCATTGCTTATATGATTGGGCAGATGATCGATTTACATACATTCCATTTTTTACGAAAGAAAACAAAGGGAAAACACATTTGGTTGCGTGCTACAGGTTCCACAGTGATTTCCCAACTCATAGATTCTTTTGTTGTGATCTTCATTGCTCTTGGAAAATACCACGCAGTACCTAAACTCATCTCAATCGCAAGCACCAATTTTTTATACAAAATGGGTGTGGCCATTCTCATCACACCTCTTCTCTATGCGATTCATATCTACATCGATCGTTACTTGGGAAAATCTTTGAAAGAACAGATGTTTCGAGAAGCGATGGAAGAAGAAGGATACGAATCTACCATCCAACCAGGTTAA
- a CDS encoding glycerophosphodiester phosphodiesterase, whose translation MFKPRIERLQSLLGKSPANIGHRGARGLAPENTLVSFLVGSESTHFFELDTMLCGSGELVVIHDFTVDRTTDGEGKVAEIPYRKLAELDAGGFFSEEFEGEQIPTLSQVVHTLPENTVFDIELKSEGKKEERETLAKAVVKLIRKYQLQNRIWVSSFDWELVDLVRKEEPNVLRGLLIEKGDSLNERYLEFEPDLILPHFSACTKEFVSKCHKEDLLVIPYTPNTEGEWKSLIEVGVSGLITDFPDRLAQVLST comes from the coding sequence ATGTTTAAACCAAGAATCGAACGCCTGCAATCTCTTCTCGGAAAATCACCAGCAAATATTGGGCATAGAGGAGCCAGGGGACTTGCTCCCGAAAATACACTCGTGTCTTTTTTAGTCGGTTCGGAATCCACTCATTTTTTTGAATTGGATACCATGTTATGCGGCTCGGGGGAACTGGTTGTCATTCATGACTTCACAGTCGACAGAACTACTGATGGAGAAGGAAAAGTTGCCGAGATTCCCTATCGCAAGTTAGCCGAACTTGATGCAGGAGGATTTTTCTCTGAGGAATTTGAAGGAGAACAGATTCCAACTTTGTCACAGGTAGTCCATACCTTACCAGAAAATACGGTATTTGACATCGAACTCAAAAGTGAAGGAAAAAAAGAAGAACGAGAAACTTTGGCAAAAGCAGTTGTCAAACTCATCAGGAAATACCAATTACAAAATCGAATTTGGGTGAGTAGTTTTGATTGGGAACTTGTGGACCTAGTCAGAAAGGAAGAACCAAATGTTTTACGAGGTTTACTGATTGAAAAAGGAGATTCGCTAAACGAACGTTATTTGGAGTTTGAACCAGATTTAATCCTTCCCCATTTTTCAGCATGTACAAAAGAATTTGTATCTAAATGTCATAAAGAGGATTTACTTGTAATTCCCTACACTCCCAATACAGAAGGAGAGTGGAAATCACTCATAGAAGTGGGTGTATCGGGTCTTATCACGGACTTTCCGGATCGTTTGGCTCAAGTTTTATCTACGTAA
- a CDS encoding Hsp20/alpha crystallin family protein produces MLFRILEPQTKANQFWRDFDRLNDELTRSILDNQFGTSSHFPPVNVYTKEDEALVTCLLPGMDTDQIDINVKDNMLSIHGKKKTEELAEGTEVHRREIFQGEFHRSLELPFRVNQDQVSAKYVNGVLNIHLPRREEDKPKKVSINIG; encoded by the coding sequence ATGTTATTTCGAATTCTAGAACCACAAACCAAAGCAAACCAGTTTTGGAGAGATTTTGACCGTTTGAACGATGAGCTGACACGTTCCATTTTGGATAACCAATTCGGAACTTCTTCGCATTTTCCTCCAGTGAATGTGTATACCAAAGAAGACGAAGCCCTCGTAACGTGCCTGTTGCCAGGAATGGACACAGACCAAATTGATATCAATGTAAAAGACAATATGCTATCCATCCATGGAAAGAAAAAGACGGAAGAACTTGCAGAAGGAACGGAAGTGCATAGAAGAGAGATCTTTCAGGGAGAATTCCATCGATCCTTAGAACTTCCTTTCCGTGTGAACCAAGACCAAGTATCCGCAAAATATGTAAATGGAGTATTAAATATCCACTTACCTAGACGGGAAGAAGACAAACCAAAAAAAGTTTCCATAAACATTGGATAA
- a CDS encoding glycosyl hydrolase family 18 protein, whose translation MSESQSPNTPKRPLSNVAKYSLLFASWFFLSAISFYLGMNLMQNSGSTLVLKDLPKTGNTNPSVVEASTPSLGTPSEMETEEKTESKESVTVEEDVVDAPNFLPDENVRFRSSAWSTDWTAMKKTVHLYNEIHPFIYTMKGGLSNNGELISSWSSTSRKERVQELRALNPKVKIIPTIFRWENPKEKIQENIGMGGRNDIRDHHIQVIVNEIMTYGYDGIDIDYEGMSCDKKEKFEEFFTLLAKEVHKKGKLISVAVHPKTPAEKSKKKELQCRGLSKPIHLDFRENWRGPTTHDYEFLAKHADRVKIMAYELHPRKYHNPGPGPQAPNVWLKDIITYAKKRVPNHKLYMAIPTYGYDWALNCKASAKAIYHSDAQRIKAGTHKNRQPTDINRILNEENKVASWKNLSKFSDIHKNRAYEDPSLWYTSGGCDRVAFYMNRRAFEEKMTLLRKYDLGGFSFWQLVTDNDPEINVYLSKLVQGQLPPVEKAKEEEEPKEETTIQNLDSKEALKVSHSQTKSKTKTKQF comes from the coding sequence ATGTCTGAATCACAATCCCCGAACACCCCAAAACGCCCTCTTTCGAATGTGGCGAAATATTCCTTATTATTTGCCTCTTGGTTCTTTTTATCCGCCATCTCGTTTTATTTGGGAATGAATCTCATGCAAAATTCAGGCTCCACTTTGGTTTTGAAAGACCTTCCTAAAACAGGAAACACAAACCCAAGTGTGGTAGAAGCATCCACTCCTTCCCTCGGGACTCCTTCCGAGATGGAAACAGAAGAAAAAACCGAATCGAAAGAATCGGTCACTGTGGAAGAAGATGTCGTCGATGCGCCGAACTTTCTTCCTGATGAGAATGTTCGTTTCCGTTCTTCCGCTTGGTCAACAGATTGGACTGCCATGAAAAAAACAGTACATCTCTATAATGAAATCCATCCCTTTATCTACACGATGAAAGGTGGACTTTCCAATAACGGAGAGCTCATTTCGAGTTGGTCCAGTACTTCTAGAAAAGAACGAGTTCAAGAACTACGTGCTTTGAATCCAAAAGTCAAAATCATTCCTACCATTTTCCGTTGGGAAAATCCAAAAGAAAAAATCCAAGAAAATATTGGTATGGGCGGAAGGAATGACATCCGTGACCACCACATCCAAGTGATTGTAAATGAAATCATGACCTATGGGTATGATGGGATCGACATCGATTACGAAGGGATGTCTTGTGATAAAAAAGAAAAGTTCGAAGAATTTTTTACCCTTCTTGCAAAAGAAGTCCACAAAAAAGGAAAACTAATCTCTGTTGCCGTTCATCCAAAAACACCAGCAGAAAAATCAAAAAAGAAAGAACTCCAATGCCGTGGACTTTCCAAACCCATCCACTTAGACTTCCGTGAAAACTGGAGAGGACCAACCACTCATGATTATGAGTTCCTTGCCAAACACGCAGACCGAGTGAAAATTATGGCGTATGAACTCCACCCAAGGAAATACCATAACCCAGGCCCTGGTCCACAAGCGCCTAACGTTTGGTTAAAAGACATCATCACTTACGCGAAAAAAAGAGTCCCAAATCACAAACTTTATATGGCGATCCCGACATATGGGTATGACTGGGCACTCAATTGTAAAGCCTCAGCAAAAGCGATTTACCACTCTGATGCACAGAGGATCAAAGCGGGAACTCACAAAAATCGCCAACCCACAGATATCAACCGCATCTTAAATGAAGAGAACAAAGTTGCTAGTTGGAAAAACCTTTCAAAGTTTTCGGACATCCATAAAAACCGAGCCTACGAAGATCCATCTTTATGGTATACCAGTGGTGGTTGTGACCGAGTTGCCTTTTATATGAACAGACGTGCCTTTGAAGAAAAGATGACCTTACTTCGTAAGTATGACCTAGGGGGATTTTCTTTTTGGCAACTTGTAACAGACAATGACCCTGAGATCAATGTATATTTGAGTAAACTTGTCCAAGGCCAACTCCCTCCAGTGGAAAAAGCAAAAGAGGAAGAAGAACCAAAAGAAGAGACGACAATCCAAAATTTGGATTCTAAAGAGGCTTTAAAAGTTTCCCATTCCCAAACCAAATCCAAAACAAAAACCAAACAGTTTTAA
- a CDS encoding L-threonylcarbamoyladenylate synthase: MKTQISSDVRLLADLIRKGGVVVFPTETVYGIGASSYNEEACKRIYQIKGRPSDNPLIAHFSSIEEIKSVCEVSEVAERLLCEFAPGPLTLVLPKKNPNIFPKELSTLAVRIPKNPIVRDWIKTCDSPISAPSANLSGRPSLTRMTDVVRYFDGIVDGIFVTDEPSLGIESTVVGMFEDPPVLLRPGSIESNELKRFFPNLLVPNSFLVEGKTVPLSPGMKYKHYAPKANVKLLSPDAFSSEWNRYGTDSKTAWIGFSYANEEKLESTFTKTNPTRVKIVSSNFEYSTELYAFFESCDQMGIDTIHCETPKEGEGKEGLLNRLQKASEAN; encoded by the coding sequence ATGAAAACACAAATCTCTTCGGATGTTCGTTTGCTTGCGGACCTCATCCGAAAGGGTGGAGTGGTTGTGTTTCCAACCGAAACCGTTTATGGAATTGGTGCTTCCAGTTACAACGAAGAGGCCTGCAAACGAATTTACCAAATCAAAGGGCGACCGAGTGACAACCCACTGATTGCCCATTTCTCCTCCATCGAAGAAATTAAATCCGTCTGTGAAGTGAGTGAAGTTGCAGAACGATTGTTATGCGAATTTGCACCTGGACCCTTGACCTTAGTCCTTCCCAAAAAAAATCCCAACATTTTTCCAAAAGAATTATCTACACTTGCTGTGCGGATTCCAAAAAACCCTATCGTTCGGGATTGGATTAAAACATGTGATTCTCCCATCTCAGCACCATCTGCCAACCTTTCAGGAAGACCATCTCTCACTCGCATGACAGACGTAGTGCGTTATTTTGATGGGATCGTTGATGGGATTTTTGTTACTGATGAACCATCACTAGGGATTGAATCCACAGTAGTAGGAATGTTTGAAGATCCACCAGTCCTTTTACGTCCAGGTTCCATTGAGTCAAATGAACTCAAACGTTTTTTTCCGAATTTGTTGGTTCCCAATTCCTTTTTAGTGGAAGGAAAAACGGTTCCTTTAAGTCCAGGGATGAAATACAAACACTATGCGCCTAAAGCAAATGTGAAATTACTTTCGCCAGATGCTTTTTCTTCTGAATGGAACCGATATGGTACAGATTCCAAAACTGCCTGGATTGGTTTTTCCTACGCTAATGAGGAAAAACTGGAAAGTACTTTCACAAAAACAAATCCTACAAGGGTCAAAATTGTTTCATCCAATTTCGAATACAGCACAGAGCTCTACGCTTTTTTTGAATCTTGCGATCAAATGGGAATCGATACCATCCATTGTGAAACACCAAAAGAAGGGGAAGGAAAAGAAGGCCTTCTCAATCGTTTGCAAAAAGCCTCAGAAGCGAACTAA
- the clpA gene encoding ATP-dependent Clp protease ATP-binding subunit ClpA encodes MNFSSDLEKTLELAQKEASKFHHEFITLEHLLYGLTYNEKTKDVLVNVGCDLELLRKELLDYFEDDLSSIAVPNLKIQPKYTVGVQFVIQFAAFHVQNSGKEEVDGNNVLVALFREEDSQACYLLAKQDIKRLDVIKYISHGVKKEKDSLGPEFSPSEERIEEEGEEKTKQSALEKFCVNLTEKAKLGKLDPCIGRDTEIQRTIHILSRRRKNNPIFVGEAGVGKTSIVEGIAERVVQGKVPKSLLGLEIYSLDMGLVMAGTKFRGEFEERLKAILQELVGKPEKVIFIDEIHTIVGAGAVSGGSLDASNLMKPALANGELKCIGTTTYKEYKSIFEKDHALSRRFQKIEVAEPSREDAIQILNGLKPKYESFHGVNYSSKAIEACVDLSSLHLRDRFLPDKAIDLMDESGAFVKLRDENKEKAKKTVGIFEIEALVAKIAKIPEKTVKADDKKKLESLDAEMKTVVFGQNHAIEQIVDAIHYSRSGLGDEGKPIGSFLFVGPTGVGKTEVAKTLAEKMGIQFLRFDMSEYMEKHSVSRLIGSPPGYVGYDQGGQLTDAIAKSPHSVLLFDEIEKAHEDIYNILLQVMDHATLTDSTGKKADFRNVILILTTNTGAQESSKPMLGFDGDRYDDRSLKAIERTFTPEFRNRLTAVIEFNPLSVTIVEQVVKRMFVSLQLKAKEKGIELDITEKAIRYLAETGYDRAMGARPIQRIINSEIGKPLSKKILFHKEKVKSYLVDLVTDEKKSRLEILEADSVKT; translated from the coding sequence ATGAATTTTTCATCTGACTTAGAAAAAACTTTAGAATTAGCCCAAAAAGAAGCGAGTAAATTCCATCACGAATTTATAACGTTGGAACATTTGTTATATGGACTTACTTATAATGAAAAAACAAAAGATGTTCTTGTCAATGTTGGTTGTGACTTAGAACTACTCCGAAAAGAATTATTGGATTACTTTGAAGATGATTTGTCTTCCATTGCGGTTCCAAATCTAAAAATCCAACCGAAGTATACAGTTGGAGTTCAGTTTGTAATCCAGTTTGCTGCCTTTCATGTCCAAAACTCAGGCAAAGAAGAAGTAGATGGAAATAATGTATTGGTTGCTCTATTTCGAGAAGAAGATAGCCAAGCTTGTTACCTATTAGCAAAACAAGATATCAAACGTTTGGATGTAATCAAATACATTTCCCATGGAGTTAAAAAGGAAAAAGATTCCTTGGGCCCAGAATTTTCTCCATCGGAGGAAAGAATTGAAGAGGAAGGTGAGGAAAAAACCAAACAATCCGCACTGGAGAAGTTTTGTGTCAATCTAACGGAAAAAGCAAAATTAGGAAAACTTGACCCATGTATTGGACGGGATACAGAAATCCAAAGGACAATTCATATTTTATCTAGGCGTCGTAAAAATAATCCAATTTTTGTTGGGGAAGCTGGTGTAGGAAAAACTTCGATAGTGGAAGGGATAGCTGAAAGAGTTGTCCAAGGAAAAGTTCCAAAAAGTTTGTTAGGGTTAGAGATTTATTCTCTCGATATGGGTCTTGTGATGGCAGGAACTAAGTTTAGAGGGGAATTTGAAGAGAGACTTAAAGCCATATTGCAAGAGTTAGTTGGAAAGCCAGAAAAAGTCATATTTATAGATGAGATTCATACCATTGTTGGAGCGGGAGCGGTTTCAGGAGGGAGCCTTGATGCTTCCAATTTAATGAAACCAGCTTTAGCCAATGGAGAACTTAAATGTATTGGTACTACTACTTACAAAGAATACAAATCGATCTTTGAGAAAGACCATGCCCTTTCTCGTAGGTTTCAAAAAATAGAAGTTGCTGAGCCATCCAGAGAAGACGCCATACAGATATTAAACGGTTTAAAACCAAAATATGAATCATTTCACGGAGTAAACTATAGTTCAAAAGCAATTGAAGCCTGCGTTGATTTATCTAGTTTGCATTTACGTGATCGTTTTTTACCAGACAAAGCGATTGATCTTATGGATGAATCAGGTGCGTTTGTAAAACTACGAGATGAAAACAAAGAGAAGGCAAAAAAAACTGTTGGAATCTTTGAAATTGAAGCTTTAGTTGCAAAAATTGCAAAAATCCCAGAAAAAACTGTCAAAGCTGATGATAAAAAAAAATTAGAATCACTAGATGCAGAAATGAAAACAGTTGTGTTTGGGCAAAACCACGCCATCGAACAAATTGTAGATGCGATCCATTATTCAAGGTCAGGTCTTGGTGATGAAGGAAAACCCATAGGTAGTTTTTTGTTTGTTGGACCAACTGGAGTTGGAAAAACAGAAGTGGCTAAAACTTTGGCTGAAAAAATGGGCATCCAATTCTTACGATTTGATATGAGTGAGTATATGGAAAAACATTCTGTTTCTCGGCTAATCGGAAGTCCACCTGGTTATGTAGGTTATGACCAAGGAGGGCAACTCACTGATGCCATTGCCAAATCACCACATTCAGTTCTCCTCTTTGATGAAATTGAAAAAGCACATGAAGATATTTACAATATTTTATTACAAGTCATGGACCACGCCACACTGACAGATAGCACAGGAAAAAAAGCAGATTTTCGAAATGTGATTCTCATTCTAACGACTAACACTGGTGCCCAAGAAAGTTCAAAACCAATGCTTGGTTTTGATGGTGATCGTTATGATGATCGGTCTTTAAAAGCCATTGAAAGGACCTTTACACCCGAGTTTCGCAATCGATTAACAGCTGTGATCGAATTTAATCCTTTATCGGTTACAATTGTGGAACAGGTTGTAAAAAGAATGTTTGTTAGTTTGCAATTAAAAGCAAAAGAAAAAGGAATTGAGTTAGATATCACAGAGAAAGCGATTCGTTATTTAGCAGAAACAGGATACGATCGTGCCATGGGTGCACGTCCAATCCAAAGGATCATCAATTCCGAAATTGGGAAACCACTTTCGAAAAAGATTTTATTCCACAAGGAGAAAGTAAAATCGTATCTTGTGGATTTAGTCACAGACGAAAAAAAATCCAGATTAGAAATTTTGGAAGCTGACTCTGTTAAAACTTAA
- a CDS encoding Hsp20/alpha crystallin family protein produces the protein MNTLTTEKKQEVAEKSDGKELKQQIKVYSPNVDVYETDNSLLFRVEMPGVDDKSVEITIEKDQLQLEGKFQIGVEEKGQVRLAEYREGNYFRRFTIGKAIDSEKAVAKMKNGILELSIPKIEPKKTKVEIRNS, from the coding sequence ATGAATACATTGACAACAGAGAAAAAACAAGAAGTCGCAGAGAAGTCGGATGGAAAGGAGTTAAAACAACAAATTAAAGTTTATTCTCCTAACGTAGATGTTTACGAAACAGATAATTCCCTTCTTTTCCGAGTAGAGATGCCTGGAGTAGATGACAAATCGGTTGAGATCACGATTGAGAAAGACCAACTCCAACTAGAAGGTAAATTTCAAATTGGGGTAGAAGAAAAAGGACAGGTTCGATTGGCTGAATACCGTGAAGGTAACTATTTCAGACGGTTTACCATTGGCAAAGCGATTGATTCTGAAAAAGCCGTAGCAAAAATGAAAAACGGAATTTTAGAACTTTCTATACCAAAAATAGAACCGAAAAAAACAAAAGTTGAGATTCGTAACTCGTAA
- a CDS encoding VOC family protein — MLEKSPRDTHPISLYSVNLAGGEDCSKPLHFYQSILGGKVLKESFGHAELEINSGLRIVFSKETEHCPVRGGTLTLSVKDEKQLEFWISQCKQIQSVENKGYALYEDIWGNWIWIYVDKT, encoded by the coding sequence ATGTTAGAAAAAAGCCCTCGGGATACCCATCCGATTTCCCTCTATTCTGTAAATTTGGCAGGGGGAGAGGATTGTTCGAAACCACTTCACTTCTACCAATCCATTTTAGGTGGCAAAGTTCTGAAAGAAAGTTTTGGCCATGCTGAATTGGAGATAAACTCAGGACTTCGGATTGTATTTTCGAAAGAAACAGAACATTGCCCAGTGCGAGGAGGAACGCTCACACTTTCAGTAAAAGATGAAAAACAACTCGAGTTTTGGATTTCACAGTGCAAACAAATCCAATCCGTAGAGAATAAAGGGTATGCACTTTATGAAGACATTTGGGGGAATTGGATCTGGATTTACGTAGATAAAACTTGA